The following coding sequences are from one Lysinibacillus sp. FSL W8-0992 window:
- a CDS encoding MotE family protein, whose translation MAKRDSRIKTELEVQQPTRKSGGFQKFFIWILIPVMFVVAVLLVVATLMDTNVFDLGKKAVSNLPFVESEEQQAKDALVIDDSKVVGLQAEIQEKEAEIAQLQSKLDTTTNEKEKLLTEQERLLFEIEKLKREQDDVKRDFNDILSTFDKMSPKAAAPVLIKMSDAQALRILSSLKPDKLAAILEKMDPQDAAKYTEMMAKQ comes from the coding sequence ATGGCAAAAAGAGATAGCCGTATTAAAACTGAATTAGAAGTACAACAGCCAACACGTAAATCAGGAGGTTTCCAAAAGTTTTTCATCTGGATATTAATACCTGTTATGTTCGTGGTAGCGGTGTTACTCGTTGTGGCAACGTTAATGGATACGAACGTCTTTGATTTAGGAAAAAAGGCAGTAAGTAACCTACCTTTTGTTGAATCGGAAGAACAACAAGCAAAAGATGCCCTTGTTATTGATGATTCCAAGGTAGTAGGCTTACAGGCAGAAATACAAGAAAAAGAAGCAGAAATTGCACAATTGCAAAGTAAATTAGATACAACTACAAATGAAAAAGAAAAGTTACTGACGGAGCAAGAGCGATTACTCTTTGAAATTGAAAAATTAAAAAGAGAGCAAGATGATGTGAAACGTGACTTTAATGATATTTTGTCTACTTTTGATAAGATGTCTCCTAAAGCGGCAGCACCTGTTCTTATAAAAATGAGTGATGCACAGGCACTTCGTATTTTATCGAGCTTGAAACCGGATAAGTTAGCAGCGATTCTAGAAAAAATGGATCCGCAAGATGCTGCAAAGTATACAGAAATGATGGCTAAACAATAA
- the fliJ gene encoding flagellar export protein FliJ, whose amino-acid sequence MVSYMYRFEKVLTIREQEKNETEIAYKESVRSFEEVATKLYDLLKKKEDLIEFQQKRLVVGSSIEEIHHYARFIDSLEKTIADVQQKVVQARSKMNWHEEKLLEKNLEVRKFEKMREKDFKSFQQEQDRIESIFLDEISSLTYFKKEIR is encoded by the coding sequence ATGGTCAGTTATATGTATCGTTTTGAAAAAGTATTAACCATTCGAGAGCAAGAAAAAAACGAGACTGAAATTGCCTACAAGGAATCTGTTCGTTCTTTTGAAGAGGTTGCAACAAAGCTCTATGACTTGCTGAAAAAGAAAGAGGATTTAATAGAATTTCAGCAGAAACGTTTAGTTGTAGGGTCATCAATAGAGGAAATTCATCACTATGCTCGTTTTATTGATAGCCTTGAAAAGACAATTGCGGATGTGCAACAAAAAGTTGTGCAGGCGCGTTCAAAAATGAATTGGCACGAAGAAAAACTATTAGAAAAAAACTTGGAAGTACGTAAATTTGAAAAAATGCGCGAAAAAGATTTTAAGTCTTTTCAACAAGAACAAGATCGCATTGAGAGCATATTTTTAGATGAAATATCTTCACTTACGTATTTCAAGAAAGAAATCAGGTGA
- the fliI gene encoding flagellar protein export ATPase FliI yields the protein MKTAQLIEQIPNIPTFKKFGRVTRVVGLMIESQGPDSSIGDVCKIHVETSKNGHQIILAEVVGFKDEIVVLMPFTSLREISIGCLVEGTGAPLEIKVGPELIGKVLDSMGNPIDGTLLPKGLMSVPTEQDPPNPLTRPPINERLEVGVKAIDGMLTVGNGQRVGIFAGSGVGKSTLLGMIARNTQADLNVIALVGERGREVREFIERDLGPEGLSRSIVVAATSDQPALMRIKGAFTATAIAEYFRNRGLNVMLMMDSVTRVAMAQREIGLATGEPPAQKGYTPSVFAILPKLLERTGTNEKGSITAFYTVLVDGDDMNEPIADTVRGILDGHIVLDRNLANKGQYPAINVLKSVSRLMNHVAEPEHKKAAERLRELYYTYDKSEDLINIGAYKRGTSKEIDEAIYYEPLITAYLKQGYLDKVTLEESKNELITLSNGGGR from the coding sequence ATGAAAACGGCTCAATTAATCGAACAAATTCCTAATATACCAACTTTTAAGAAGTTTGGTAGAGTAACGAGAGTTGTCGGCTTAATGATTGAGTCGCAAGGTCCTGATAGTTCCATCGGTGATGTATGTAAAATTCATGTTGAAACGTCGAAAAACGGACATCAAATCATTTTAGCAGAGGTCGTTGGGTTTAAAGATGAAATAGTAGTTTTAATGCCCTTCACCTCGCTCCGTGAAATATCAATTGGTTGCTTAGTAGAAGGAACAGGAGCACCTCTTGAAATTAAAGTTGGACCAGAGCTAATTGGTAAAGTACTAGATTCAATGGGAAATCCGATAGATGGTACATTGTTACCGAAGGGTTTAATGTCAGTACCTACTGAGCAAGATCCGCCTAATCCACTTACTCGCCCACCAATAAATGAACGACTTGAGGTGGGTGTAAAAGCGATTGATGGTATGCTAACTGTCGGTAATGGACAACGTGTAGGTATTTTCGCTGGCTCTGGTGTCGGTAAAAGTACACTTCTAGGTATGATTGCGCGTAATACGCAAGCTGACTTAAATGTCATTGCATTGGTTGGTGAGCGTGGTCGTGAGGTGCGTGAATTTATTGAACGAGATTTAGGACCTGAAGGTTTAAGCCGTTCCATAGTGGTCGCAGCTACCTCAGACCAACCCGCACTTATGCGTATTAAAGGAGCATTTACAGCGACAGCGATTGCAGAATACTTTAGAAATCGTGGCTTAAATGTGATGTTAATGATGGACTCCGTAACGCGGGTTGCAATGGCTCAACGTGAGATCGGACTTGCGACCGGAGAACCACCTGCTCAGAAGGGTTATACACCTTCTGTATTTGCGATTTTACCAAAGTTATTAGAACGGACTGGAACAAATGAAAAAGGCTCTATTACAGCCTTTTATACGGTATTAGTAGATGGCGACGATATGAACGAGCCAATTGCTGATACTGTTCGTGGTATTTTAGATGGTCATATTGTACTTGATCGAAACCTTGCAAATAAAGGTCAATATCCAGCTATTAATGTACTGAAAAGTGTCAGTCGTTTGATGAATCATGTGGCAGAGCCGGAGCATAAAAAGGCAGCAGAGCGTTTACGGGAACTCTATTATACATATGACAAATCAGAGGATTTAATAAATATCGGTGCATATAAACGTGGGACTTCAAAAGAAATTGATGAAGCAATTTATTATGAACCACTCATTACAGCTTATTTAAAGCAAGGGTATTTAGATAAGGTGACACTTGAGGAAAGTAAGAATGAGTTAATTACATTATCGAACGGTGGTGGCAGGTAG
- the fliH gene encoding flagellar assembly protein FliH — protein sequence MSRIIRSVYTQSNGDNVKKIQIRDMFELPEMDTDETSHYHMTMEDVFAERDRLLEEARAKIQVEREAFEQEKQMHFQEIEHMKQSWEEERPNRVQEAYDEGYGQGYEDGTNRATEAMAQSLQTANEIIAQAGENAKKYIDDQEAIILELGLTAAQRIIGTSLEQNDELFLSIVQRGLKEAREMKEIKIYVSPTYYGLITSNRDELAEMFPTDVPFMIFVDEDFEKETDCYIETNHGRIVVSIDEQLNELRLKLHEILESKE from the coding sequence TTGTCTAGAATCATCCGTTCTGTATATACACAGTCCAATGGCGATAATGTAAAGAAGATACAAATTCGTGATATGTTTGAATTACCCGAAATGGATACAGATGAAACATCCCATTATCATATGACAATGGAAGATGTATTTGCAGAACGTGATCGATTACTTGAAGAGGCTAGAGCTAAAATTCAAGTAGAACGAGAAGCTTTTGAACAAGAGAAGCAAATGCACTTCCAAGAAATTGAGCATATGAAACAAAGCTGGGAAGAAGAACGCCCTAATCGCGTACAAGAAGCGTATGATGAAGGGTATGGTCAAGGTTATGAGGATGGTACAAATAGAGCCACTGAAGCAATGGCACAATCCCTTCAAACAGCGAATGAAATCATCGCTCAAGCAGGGGAAAATGCAAAAAAATATATCGATGACCAAGAAGCGATTATTTTGGAACTAGGCTTAACTGCTGCGCAACGTATTATTGGGACTTCGTTAGAGCAAAACGATGAACTGTTTCTATCAATCGTTCAAAGAGGGCTTAAAGAAGCGAGAGAGATGAAGGAAATAAAAATCTACGTTTCTCCTACATACTATGGTTTAATTACATCGAATCGTGATGAATTGGCAGAAATGTTCCCAACAGATGTACCATTTATGATTTTTGTAGATGAAGATTTCGAAAAAGAAACAGATTGTTATATAGAAACAAATCACGGTCGAATTGTTGTTAGTATTGACGAGCAATTAAATGAATTAAGATTAAAGCTACATGAAATATTAGAAAGTAAGGAATGA
- the fliG gene encoding flagellar motor switch protein FliG: MSKKDKELTGKQKAALLLISLGPEVSASVYKHLTEEEIERLTLEISSVKKVEANVKEEIIEEFHNIALAQDYITQGGIGYAKTVLEKALGMEQAQTIINRLTSSLQVRPFDFARRADPAQIFNFIQNEHPQTIALILSYLEAGQAGVILSSLPQEVQADIAKRIAMMESTSPEVISEIESVLERKLSSTVTQDYTETGGIDAVVEVLNGVDRQTEKTILDALEIQDPELAEEIKKRMFVFEDIVTLDNRSIQRVIRDCENEDLLLSMKVSSEEVKDIIFRNMSQRMADTFKEEMEIMGPVRLRDVEEAQSRIVAVIRRLEDAGEIIIARGGGDDVIV; the protein is encoded by the coding sequence GTGTCCAAGAAAGATAAGGAATTAACCGGAAAACAAAAGGCCGCACTCTTGTTAATTTCACTAGGGCCTGAGGTTTCAGCTTCTGTCTATAAACATTTAACTGAGGAAGAAATCGAACGTTTAACGTTAGAAATATCAAGTGTTAAAAAAGTAGAAGCAAATGTCAAAGAAGAAATTATTGAAGAATTTCACAATATAGCCCTTGCGCAAGATTATATTACACAAGGTGGTATTGGTTACGCGAAGACGGTATTAGAAAAAGCATTAGGTATGGAGCAAGCACAAACGATTATTAATCGTTTGACTTCCTCTTTACAAGTGCGACCGTTCGACTTTGCACGTCGAGCAGACCCTGCTCAAATATTTAACTTTATTCAAAATGAACATCCACAAACAATTGCGCTTATTCTATCTTATTTAGAAGCAGGGCAAGCGGGTGTTATTTTATCTTCATTACCGCAAGAAGTACAAGCAGATATTGCTAAACGTATTGCAATGATGGAATCAACTTCACCAGAAGTAATTAGTGAAATTGAATCTGTATTGGAACGAAAACTATCATCCACTGTTACGCAAGATTACACAGAAACTGGTGGTATTGATGCAGTCGTTGAAGTATTAAATGGTGTTGACAGACAAACAGAGAAGACGATTCTCGATGCACTCGAAATTCAAGATCCAGAGCTTGCAGAAGAAATCAAGAAACGCATGTTTGTATTCGAAGATATCGTGACGCTCGACAATCGTTCAATTCAGCGTGTTATTCGTGATTGTGAAAACGAAGATTTACTTCTTTCAATGAAAGTTTCAAGCGAAGAAGTAAAAGATATTATCTTCCGAAATATGTCACAACGTATGGCCGATACTTTCAAAGAAGAAATGGAAATTATGGGACCTGTTCGCTTGCGTGACGTAGAAGAAGCTCAATCACGAATTGTCGCTGTTATTCGCCGCTTAGAAGATGCTGGTGAGATTATTATTGCACGTGGTGGAGGAGATGACGTCATTGTCTAG
- the fliF gene encoding flagellar basal-body MS-ring/collar protein FliF, translating to MNERLTKIKNDTSQFWTSRSKTQKIVMISSLVGVILLAAIITFFATKTTYVPLYKDLSTREIGQVKEALDSQGVKYEIAPGGTSILVPEEQVDSLLVQLASDGYPQTGTIDYSFANSSGFGMTDNEFNLLKKAATETEIAKLIKNLEGVKDAKVMITLPEEGVFIKDVKEDATASIVLNTDPGYKFTEQQIATMYNLVAKSIPNLNTDNIVISNQYSEYFDLNATSTDGTSTTTAEGQLQMKKLVERDLQRQVQNMLGTLMGQDKVIVSVTTDIDFKKENREENLVTPVDEENMEGIAISAQRITEQYSGTGNPATGTPEAETTTDNFTTYNEGTSGDGDYERTEETINNDVNRIRKDIQEAPYKIQDIGIQVIVEPPTAADAASLPDGVRQDIEKILSTIVRTTISKDVAAELTQDQIDEKVAVSVQPLNGKVADTAPETPVIPWWVWVVGGILLAVILLLAFFIIRSRKRAKEEEELSILEEQEELIIDDINEEIETEATMRRKQLEKMAKDKPDDFAKLLRSWIAED from the coding sequence ATGAATGAACGATTGACGAAAATAAAAAACGACACCAGCCAATTTTGGACAAGTCGGAGTAAAACACAAAAAATAGTAATGATTAGTTCTTTAGTAGGTGTAATATTACTTGCAGCCATCATTACATTTTTTGCAACAAAAACTACATATGTTCCGCTTTATAAAGATTTATCGACAAGAGAAATCGGCCAAGTAAAAGAAGCTTTGGATTCTCAAGGCGTAAAATATGAGATTGCTCCAGGTGGAACGTCCATATTAGTACCCGAAGAACAAGTCGATTCATTATTGGTGCAACTAGCATCCGATGGTTATCCTCAAACTGGAACGATCGATTACTCATTTGCTAATAGCTCTGGTTTCGGTATGACAGACAACGAATTTAATTTATTGAAAAAAGCTGCGACTGAAACAGAAATTGCTAAACTAATAAAAAATCTAGAAGGCGTGAAAGATGCAAAAGTTATGATTACTCTTCCTGAAGAAGGAGTCTTCATAAAAGATGTAAAAGAAGATGCAACTGCATCCATTGTATTGAACACAGATCCTGGCTATAAATTTACAGAGCAACAAATTGCCACTATGTACAACTTAGTAGCAAAAAGTATCCCAAACTTAAATACGGATAATATTGTTATCTCTAACCAATATTCAGAGTACTTTGATTTGAATGCTACATCGACAGATGGTACTTCTACAACAACAGCTGAAGGCCAATTGCAAATGAAGAAATTGGTAGAACGTGACTTGCAACGTCAAGTGCAAAATATGCTAGGTACTTTAATGGGACAAGATAAAGTCATCGTTTCTGTTACGACAGATATTGACTTTAAAAAGGAAAATCGTGAAGAAAATTTAGTGACACCAGTTGATGAAGAGAATATGGAAGGGATTGCGATTAGCGCCCAACGTATTACAGAGCAGTATTCTGGTACTGGCAACCCAGCAACAGGTACACCTGAAGCTGAAACAACAACAGATAATTTCACTACTTACAATGAAGGTACATCGGGAGATGGAGATTACGAACGTACGGAAGAAACAATCAATAATGACGTCAACCGTATTCGTAAAGATATTCAAGAGGCACCTTATAAAATTCAAGATATCGGTATCCAAGTAATTGTTGAGCCACCAACAGCTGCTGACGCAGCATCTCTACCAGATGGTGTTCGACAAGACATTGAGAAAATTTTAAGTACTATTGTTCGTACAACAATCTCAAAAGATGTAGCTGCTGAACTTACACAAGATCAAATAGATGAAAAAGTGGCTGTTTCAGTCCAACCTTTAAATGGTAAAGTGGCAGATACTGCTCCTGAGACACCTGTTATTCCATGGTGGGTTTGGGTAGTTGGAGGCATTTTACTGGCTGTTATTCTATTACTGGCATTCTTCATCATCCGTTCACGTAAACGTGCGAAAGAAGAAGAAGAGCTTAGTATCCTAGAAGAACAAGAAGAATTGATAATTGATGATATTAATGAAGAAATTGAAACGGAAGCTACAATGCGTCGTAAGCAACTTGAAAAAATGGCGAAAGATAAGCCTGATGATTTTGCAAAGTTACTGCGTAGTTGGATTGCGGAAGACTAA
- the fliE gene encoding flagellar hook-basal body complex protein FliE yields the protein MAISSVSLMTPTQVVNQTNKLNTTPYEAQQSFANSLKEAIAKVNDQQITSDNLTQKLITGGDVELHEVMIASQKASITLNATIEVRNKVIEAYQEIMRMSV from the coding sequence ATGGCAATTTCGTCCGTTTCACTAATGACACCTACCCAGGTTGTAAATCAAACAAACAAATTAAATACAACACCTTACGAAGCCCAGCAAAGCTTTGCGAATTCGTTAAAAGAGGCAATAGCGAAAGTGAATGATCAGCAAATTACTTCTGATAATCTTACACAAAAGCTAATTACTGGTGGAGATGTGGAGTTGCACGAAGTAATGATTGCATCTCAAAAGGCGAGCATTACATTAAACGCAACAATTGAAGTTCGCAATAAGGTGATTGAAGCTTACCAAGAAATAATGCGAATGAGTGTCTAA
- the flgC gene encoding flagellar basal body rod protein FlgC, which yields MSIFHGMNTTASALTAQRLRMDVISSNMANVDTTRAKQVNGEWEPYRRKSVTFSAQEGRFSNFLNVAIGKNAKSGVGNGVKVSQIKEDTETPFKLVYDPTHPDADADGYVSMPNVDPLKEMVDLMSATRSYEANITVLNANKSMLTKALEIGK from the coding sequence ATGTCTATTTTTCATGGAATGAATACTACTGCCTCTGCCTTAACGGCACAGCGTTTACGAATGGATGTTATTTCTTCGAATATGGCAAACGTAGACACTACTCGCGCTAAACAAGTAAACGGGGAGTGGGAGCCATACCGACGGAAATCTGTTACTTTTTCTGCGCAAGAAGGACGATTTTCGAATTTTTTAAATGTGGCAATTGGTAAAAATGCAAAAAGCGGTGTTGGGAATGGTGTGAAAGTTTCGCAAATTAAAGAAGATACTGAAACACCTTTCAAATTAGTGTATGATCCGACACATCCAGATGCAGATGCAGATGGCTATGTCAGCATGCCGAATGTTGACCCATTAAAAGAAATGGTAGATTTAATGTCTGCTACTCGTTCATATGAGGCGAACATAACTGTTTTAAATGCAAATAAGTCTATGCTAACAAAAGCGTTAGAAATCGGTAAATAA
- the flgB gene encoding flagellar basal body rod protein FlgB: MNLFGGTISSLENGLSYATLNHKTIANNIANVDTPNYKAKNVSFKDMLENEKQISISAYRTDSRHYDFKIKQSTPGVNNVTNLRYRNNGNAVDMDAEQTKLAENQIYYNALIDRVNGKLNTLNTVIKGGK, from the coding sequence TTGAACTTATTTGGAGGAACTATTAGTAGCCTGGAAAACGGACTTTCCTATGCAACTTTGAATCATAAAACAATCGCAAATAATATTGCGAATGTCGATACACCAAATTATAAGGCGAAAAATGTAAGTTTTAAAGATATGTTGGAGAATGAGAAGCAAATTTCTATATCGGCATATCGAACAGATAGTAGACACTATGATTTCAAAATTAAACAATCGACACCAGGTGTCAATAATGTTACTAACTTACGATATCGAAATAACGGTAATGCTGTAGATATGGATGCGGAACAAACGAAATTAGCGGAAAATCAAATCTACTACAATGCTTTGATTGACCGTGTAAATGGAAAGTTAAATACGCTTAATACTGTTATTAAAGGAGGTAAGTAA
- the codY gene encoding GTP-sensing pleiotropic transcriptional regulator CodY — MNLLEKTRKINSMLQASAGKPVNFKEMADTLGDIIDSNVYIVSRKGKLLGISIHQQIENERMKKMFEERQFPEEYTHSLFTISETSSNLDINNEHTAFPVENKDLFQSALTTIVPIVGGGERLGTLILARLSAQFEDDDLILAEYGATVVGMEILREKSEEIEEEARSKAVVQMAINSLSYSELEAIEHIFEELDGNEGLLVASKIADRVGITRSVIVNALRKLESAGVIESRSLGMKGTYIKVLNDKFLNALAEIKMK, encoded by the coding sequence ATGAATTTATTAGAAAAAACAAGAAAAATTAACTCAATGCTCCAGGCATCTGCGGGTAAACCAGTAAACTTTAAAGAGATGGCTGACACTTTAGGGGACATTATTGATAGCAACGTATATATTGTAAGCCGTAAAGGGAAGCTTTTAGGTATTTCAATTCACCAACAAATTGAAAACGAGCGTATGAAAAAAATGTTCGAAGAGCGTCAATTCCCAGAAGAATATACACATAGCTTGTTTACAATTTCCGAAACGTCTTCAAATTTAGATATTAACAATGAACATACTGCGTTCCCAGTTGAAAATAAAGATTTATTCCAAAGCGCTCTAACAACTATCGTACCAATCGTTGGTGGTGGTGAACGTTTAGGTACATTAATTTTAGCTCGTTTATCAGCTCAATTTGAAGATGATGATTTAATTTTAGCTGAATATGGTGCTACAGTAGTTGGTATGGAAATTTTACGTGAGAAATCTGAAGAAATTGAAGAAGAAGCACGTAGCAAAGCTGTTGTACAAATGGCAATTAACTCACTTTCATATAGTGAATTAGAAGCGATTGAACATATCTTTGAAGAGCTAGATGGTAACGAAGGCTTATTAGTTGCTTCGAAAATTGCAGACCGCGTAGGAATTACACGTTCAGTGATTGTAAATGCATTACGTAAACTTGAATCTGCAGGTGTAATTGAATCACGTTCACTAGGGATGAAAGGAACTTACATTAAAGTATTAAACGATAAATTCCTAAACGCACTAGCTGAAATTAAAATGAAATAA
- the hslU gene encoding ATP-dependent protease ATPase subunit HslU — translation MTPQNLTPRQITEHLDRYIVGQNEAKRAVAIALRNRYRRSLLADDMKAEVIPKNILMIGPTGVGKTEIARRIAKLTNAPFVKVEATKFTEVGYVGRDVESMVRDVVEASHRLVKEEMMESVKEQAEELANEAIVKLLVPSLRKKQAMQNPFEMLFGGKEQQTHDDTSSDETEVRSKRAQIAIDLRNGKLENEWVTVEVTEQNPSIFDALQGTGMDMSANSGMQDMLSSLMPKKQKKRRVQVKDARRILIIEEANKLIDADEVSQEAITRAEQSGIIFIDEIDKIASKDTNSSASVSREGVQRDILPIVEGSTVTTKYGAVKTDYMLFVAAGAFHMSKPSDLIPELQGRFPIRVELEKLTKQDFVRILKEPDQSLILQYKALLETEGVAINFAEDAIERIAEIATEVNQETDNIGARRLHTILERLLEELSFEASEIAPAQIEITAAYVDQKLAGIVKNKDLSQFIL, via the coding sequence ATGACACCACAAAACTTAACCCCAAGACAAATTACTGAGCATTTGGATCGTTATATCGTAGGGCAAAATGAGGCGAAAAGAGCGGTAGCTATTGCGCTACGAAATCGCTATCGTCGTTCTCTACTAGCGGATGATATGAAGGCTGAAGTTATTCCTAAAAATATTTTAATGATTGGACCAACGGGAGTTGGGAAAACTGAAATTGCAAGGAGAATTGCAAAACTAACGAATGCGCCGTTCGTAAAGGTTGAAGCAACGAAATTTACAGAAGTGGGCTATGTTGGACGTGATGTTGAGTCAATGGTCCGCGATGTTGTGGAGGCTTCTCATCGTCTCGTGAAGGAAGAAATGATGGAGTCTGTGAAGGAGCAAGCGGAAGAGTTAGCAAATGAAGCCATTGTAAAATTACTTGTCCCTTCTTTACGTAAAAAACAAGCTATGCAAAATCCGTTTGAAATGTTATTTGGTGGCAAAGAACAACAAACGCATGATGATACATCTTCTGATGAAACGGAAGTACGCTCAAAACGTGCGCAAATCGCTATTGATTTACGCAATGGCAAATTAGAAAATGAATGGGTTACTGTTGAAGTTACTGAACAAAATCCTTCGATTTTTGACGCATTACAAGGTACAGGGATGGATATGTCTGCCAATAGCGGTATGCAAGATATGTTATCAAGCTTAATGCCTAAAAAACAGAAAAAGCGCCGTGTGCAAGTAAAAGATGCACGTCGTATTTTAATAATTGAGGAAGCAAATAAGCTTATTGACGCAGATGAGGTGTCGCAAGAGGCTATTACTAGAGCAGAACAATCTGGGATTATTTTCATTGATGAAATTGATAAAATCGCAAGCAAAGATACGAACTCTTCTGCTAGTGTTTCACGTGAGGGTGTCCAGCGCGATATTTTACCAATTGTTGAAGGTTCAACTGTCACTACGAAATATGGTGCGGTGAAAACAGACTATATGCTTTTTGTTGCTGCCGGAGCTTTCCACATGTCTAAACCGTCAGATTTGATTCCAGAATTACAAGGACGATTCCCAATTCGTGTAGAACTTGAAAAATTAACGAAGCAAGATTTTGTTCGTATTTTAAAAGAACCAGATCAATCGCTTATTTTGCAATATAAAGCGTTATTAGAAACAGAAGGTGTAGCAATCAATTTTGCAGAAGATGCAATTGAACGAATTGCAGAAATCGCAACAGAGGTCAATCAAGAAACAGATAATATCGGGGCACGTCGATTACACACAATTTTAGAGCGTTTGCTAGAAGAATTATCGTTTGAAGCGTCTGAAATTGCTCCAGCTCAAATTGAAATTACAGCTGCTTATGTTGACCAAAAATTGGCTGGTATTGTAAAAAACAAAGATTTGTCACAGTTTATATTGTAG
- the hslV gene encoding ATP-dependent protease subunit HslV, producing MGQIHATTIFAVHHNGGCAMAGDGQVTLGNAVVMKGTARKVRRLFNGQVLAGFAGSVADAFTLFEMFEAKLNEYNGNLQRAAVEVAKQWRGDKMLRQLEAMLLVMDKSTLLLVSGTGEVIEPDDGILAIGSGGNYALSAGRALKKYAGETMTAREIAEAALETAAEICVFTNHNIIVEALN from the coding sequence ATGGGACAAATCCATGCGACTACGATATTTGCGGTACATCATAATGGCGGGTGCGCTATGGCTGGCGATGGTCAAGTGACACTTGGGAATGCGGTTGTTATGAAAGGCACTGCAAGGAAGGTCAGACGTCTGTTTAATGGGCAGGTGCTAGCTGGCTTTGCAGGCTCTGTAGCCGATGCTTTTACACTTTTTGAAATGTTCGAAGCGAAATTAAACGAATATAATGGGAATTTACAGCGAGCTGCTGTAGAAGTAGCAAAACAATGGCGTGGTGATAAAATGCTACGTCAATTAGAGGCGATGTTACTTGTGATGGATAAAAGTACACTACTCCTTGTGTCTGGTACGGGAGAAGTTATAGAACCTGATGACGGTATATTAGCGATTGGTTCTGGTGGGAATTATGCATTATCAGCAGGTCGTGCTCTAAAAAAATATGCAGGTGAGACAATGACTGCCCGTGAGATTGCTGAGGCAGCATTAGAAACTGCCGCTGAAATTTGTGTATTTACAAACCATAATATTATCGTGGAGGCACTTAACTAA